In a single window of the Elaeis guineensis isolate ETL-2024a chromosome 6, EG11, whole genome shotgun sequence genome:
- the LOC140858522 gene encoding caffeoylshikimate esterase-like isoform X1, with protein sequence MALSLRLHHRFVQRRQPSEKPQRSPIQRLRMPDLGGAKGGTARRALMPVAARKAIEGVGEELNSLAAQNKDFAPARRQLRAAFLDVQQRLDHFLFKIAPKGIQTEERYQVNSKGVEVFWKRWLPSPGVSTKAALFFCHGYGDTCTFFFEGIAKMIAASGYAVYAMDYPGFGLSQGLHGYIPSFDGMVDHVIEQYTHIRAMKEARELPHFLLGQSMGGAVALKVHLKQPKEWDGVILVAPMCKVSLQPHLFGS encoded by the exons ATGGCGCTCTCTCTTAGACTGCACCACCGATTCGTCCAGAGACGACAACCCTCGGAGAAGCCCCAAAGGTCTCCGATCCAACGGCTCCGGATGCCGGATCTGGGCGGGGCCAAAGGAGGGACAGCGAGGAGGGCTCTGATGCCCGTGGCCGCGCGGAAGGCGATCGAAGGGGTGGGCGAGGAGCTGAACTCGCTGGCGGCTCAGAACAAGGACTTCGCCCCCGCCCGGAGGCAACTCCGCGCCGCCTTCCTCGATGTCCAGCAGCGCCTCGACCACTTCCTCTTCAAG ATAGCTCCGAAGGGAATCCAAACGGAGGAG AGGTACCAGGTTAACTCCAAGGGGGTGGAGGTCTTCTGGAAGAGATGGTTGCCAAGCCCCGGCGTGTCCACCAAGGCCGCCCTCTTCTTCTGCCACGGCTACGGCGACACCTGTACCTTCTTCTTCGAAG GCATTGCCAAGATGATAGCCGCTTCCGGGTATGCGGTCTACGCCATGGACTACCCGGGCTTCGGACTCTCCCAAGGTTTGCACGGCTACATCCCCAGCTTTGACGGAATGGTGGACCATGTCATCGAGCAGTACACACACATCAGAG CGATGAAGGAGGCGAGGGAACTGCCGCATTTTCTGCTGGGACAGTCGATGGGAGGGGCCGTAGCTCTTAAGGTTCACTTGAAGCAACCGAAAGAATGGGATGGAGTGATTCTTGTTGCGCCGATGTGTAAGGTAAGCCTTCAGCCACATCTCTTTGGTTCTTAG
- the LOC140858522 gene encoding uncharacterized protein isoform X2, producing MALSLRLHHRFVQRRQPSEKPQRSPIQRLRMPDLGGAKGGTARRALMPVAARKAIEGVGEELNSLAAQNKDFAPARRQLRAAFLDVQQRLDHFLFKIAPKGIQTEERYQVNSKGVEVFWKRWLPSPGVSTKAALFFCHGYGDTCTFFFEGIAKMIAASGYAVYAMDYPGFGLSQGLHGYIPSFDGMVDHVIEQYTHIRVQSIRGCCWQKCYIAVMMVW from the exons ATGGCGCTCTCTCTTAGACTGCACCACCGATTCGTCCAGAGACGACAACCCTCGGAGAAGCCCCAAAGGTCTCCGATCCAACGGCTCCGGATGCCGGATCTGGGCGGGGCCAAAGGAGGGACAGCGAGGAGGGCTCTGATGCCCGTGGCCGCGCGGAAGGCGATCGAAGGGGTGGGCGAGGAGCTGAACTCGCTGGCGGCTCAGAACAAGGACTTCGCCCCCGCCCGGAGGCAACTCCGCGCCGCCTTCCTCGATGTCCAGCAGCGCCTCGACCACTTCCTCTTCAAG ATAGCTCCGAAGGGAATCCAAACGGAGGAG AGGTACCAGGTTAACTCCAAGGGGGTGGAGGTCTTCTGGAAGAGATGGTTGCCAAGCCCCGGCGTGTCCACCAAGGCCGCCCTCTTCTTCTGCCACGGCTACGGCGACACCTGTACCTTCTTCTTCGAAG GCATTGCCAAGATGATAGCCGCTTCCGGGTATGCGGTCTACGCCATGGACTACCCGGGCTTCGGACTCTCCCAAGGTTTGCACGGCTACATCCCCAGCTTTGACGGAATGGTGGACCATGTCATCGAGCAGTACACACACATCAGAG TGCAATCGATTCGGGGTTGCTGCTGGCAAAAATGTTATATTGCGGTGATGATGGTTTGGTAA